One window of Salegentibacter sp. Hel_I_6 genomic DNA carries:
- the bshC gene encoding bacillithiol biosynthesis cysteine-adding enzyme BshC codes for MPTECIPYKETNYFTELILDYLAEKEELKTFYNRFPHLENFKAQIEEKSSFPIKNREILVKALKEQYSGLEISEDTQRNIDALAEEKTFTVVTGHQLNLFTGPLYFLYKIVSTINLTRKLKEKYPENNFVPVYWMATEDHDFEEINFFNLNGKKFQWANAPKNAENDAVGNLSTDGLEDVFKLFSAEIGGGKDADYLKELFKKAYLKHANLSEATLYLANELFKEEGLVILDAQQKELKKLFIPYAENELLEQISHKTTTETAEKLNELGYNVQVNPREINLFYLSDGLRERIIERDGEYFVHETDIKFSKNEILKELKEFPERFSPNVMLRPLYQEVILPNLCYIGGGGEIAYWLELKEYFKAENVVFPVLLLRNSALIQSAKLDEKRKKLNISNKELFLKQHELINRKVRQISNIDIDFSKQKEHLVKQFQQMYDLAEKTDKSFLGAVKAQEVKQLKGLDNLEKRLLKAQKRKLEDEVSRIAALQNELFPNKGLQERQTNFSEIYAEYGPELISVLLKELDPLQAEFKILTFGKE; via the coding sequence ATGCCAACCGAGTGTATTCCGTACAAAGAAACCAACTATTTTACCGAGCTTATTTTAGATTATCTCGCTGAAAAAGAGGAATTAAAAACTTTCTATAATCGTTTCCCACACCTGGAGAATTTTAAAGCGCAAATAGAAGAAAAGTCTTCTTTTCCGATAAAAAATAGAGAAATCCTGGTAAAAGCTTTAAAGGAGCAATATTCCGGGTTGGAAATTTCTGAAGATACACAAAGAAATATTGACGCGCTGGCAGAGGAAAAAACCTTTACCGTGGTAACCGGGCATCAATTGAATTTATTTACAGGGCCGCTTTATTTTTTGTATAAAATTGTTTCTACAATTAATCTTACCCGAAAATTAAAAGAAAAATATCCTGAAAATAATTTCGTCCCGGTTTATTGGATGGCCACCGAAGATCACGATTTTGAAGAGATCAATTTCTTTAATTTAAACGGAAAGAAATTTCAATGGGCAAATGCGCCAAAAAATGCCGAAAATGATGCCGTAGGAAATTTATCTACCGATGGCCTGGAGGATGTTTTTAAGCTTTTTTCAGCTGAAATTGGTGGCGGGAAAGATGCCGATTATTTAAAGGAATTGTTTAAAAAAGCTTATCTGAAGCACGCTAATCTTTCCGAGGCTACATTATATCTTGCCAATGAACTTTTTAAGGAAGAAGGTTTGGTGATACTGGATGCGCAGCAAAAAGAATTGAAAAAGCTTTTTATCCCTTATGCTGAAAATGAACTTTTAGAACAAATTTCTCATAAAACTACCACGGAGACTGCCGAGAAGTTGAATGAACTTGGGTATAATGTACAGGTGAACCCTAGAGAAATCAATCTGTTTTATTTGAGTGATGGTTTGCGGGAAAGAATTATAGAGCGAGATGGTGAATACTTTGTGCACGAAACTGATATTAAATTCAGTAAAAATGAAATTTTAAAGGAATTAAAGGAATTTCCGGAAAGGTTTAGTCCAAATGTGATGCTTCGTCCTTTGTATCAGGAAGTGATTTTGCCTAACCTTTGTTATATAGGTGGCGGGGGGGAAATTGCATACTGGCTAGAATTGAAAGAATATTTTAAAGCTGAAAATGTTGTTTTTCCGGTTTTATTACTTCGGAATTCGGCTTTGATCCAATCAGCAAAACTGGATGAGAAGCGAAAGAAATTAAATATTTCAAACAAAGAATTATTTTTGAAACAACACGAGCTTATCAATAGAAAAGTGCGGCAAATTTCAAATATAGATATTGATTTTTCTAAACAGAAAGAACATTTGGTAAAGCAATTTCAGCAGATGTATGATCTGGCAGAGAAAACCGACAAATCTTTTCTTGGCGCGGTAAAAGCCCAGGAAGTAAAACAATTAAAAGGCCTTGATAATCTCGAAAAGCGTCTTTTAAAAGCACAGAAAAGAAAATTGGAAGATGAGGTAAGTAGAATTGCAGCGCTTCAAAATGAGCTTTTTCCGAATAAAGGTCTACAGGAACGCCAGACCAATTTTTCGGAAATTTATGCAGAATACGGCCCCGAATTAATTTCAGTATTATTAAAAGAATTAGACCCGCTGCAGGCGGAATTTAAAATTTTGACTTTTGGAAAAGAATAA